AGTGCTGTGAGCGACGCGTTCGGCGTCCAGTCGTTCCCGACCTTCCTCCAGGTGGCCACGGGCGGCAAGCTGCTCGCGGTGGCACCTGATATCTCCCGGCTGCCGGCCGAGTCGCCCGCGTGAGCGAGCCGGCACCGACACGGCGGGAGCTGGCACGGAACGCGGTACGCGCCGCCGCGATGGTGTGGCGGTCAGCGCCGATCCATGTCCTCGGCTACCTGGCGGTCACCCTGGTGGGCTCCGCCACGCCGGTCGCCGTGGCCTGGCTGACCAAGGCCGTGCTGGACGGGGTGGCGCGCGGGCAGACGAGCGCGCTGCTCAACCTGGCGGTGGCGATCGCCGTCGTCACCGCGGTCGCCACGGCGGTGACGCACGCCGGACATTACCTGCGCGCCGAGGTGGACCGCCGCACCGCGCTGCGCGCCAAGGAGGAGCTGTTCGCGGCGGTGTGCCGCGTCACGGGGCTGGCCCCGTTCGAGAGCCCCGCCTTCCTCGACCGGCTGCGCCTGGCCGAGCAGAGCGCGAGCAACCCGGGCAGGCTGGTGGACACCGCGCTCTCCGTCGCACGCGGCACGGTGACCGTCGCCGGGTTCGTCGGCTCCCTGGCGCTGATCAACCCCGCGTTCACCGTCGTGGTCCTGCTGTCGGCCGTACCTGCTCTGATCATCGAGCTGCGGATGTCGCGGCAGCGGGTGGCGATGCTGTGGCGGATCGGGCCGGCCGAGCGCCGGGAGCTGTTCTACGCGCACCTGATGTCGACCGCGGATGCCGCCAAGGAGATCCGGCTCTTCGACCTCGGCGCCTTCCTGCGTCTTCGCATGCTGGCCGAGCTGCGGACCGCCAACGCCGCCCGCCGCCGGATGGACCAGCGGGAGTTCTCCGTGCAGGCGAGCCTGTCGGGCGCGTCGGCGATCGTGGCCGGCGCGGGACTGGTCTGGACGATCCTCGCGGCCGGCCGCGGGCAGCTCAGCGTCGGCGACGTGTCGATGTTCGTGGCGGCCGTCGCCGGTGTGCAGGCGGCGCTGAACGTCATGGTGTCAGCCGGCGTGATGGTGTACGAGCAGTTGCTGATGTTCCACCACCACGTCACGATCGTGACAGCCGAGCCCGGCCTGCCGGCGTCGTCCCAAGCCCGGTCGCTACCGCCCCTGCGCCGGGGCATCGAGCTACGCGACGTCTGGTTCCGCTACGGGCCGGACCATCCGTGGATCCTGCGCGGCGTCGATCTGTTCGTCCCGAACGGCGAGACGGTCGCGCTGGTCGGCCGCAACGGCGCCGGCAAGAGCACGCTGGTGAAGCTGCTGTGCCGGTTCTACGACCCGACCCGCGGAGCGATCCTGTGGGACGGCGTGGACATCCGCGACGTGCCGCCGGAGACGCTCCGCGCCCGGATCGGCGCCGTCTTCCAGGACTTCGTGTCGTACGAGCTGACGGCGACCGACAACATCGCGGTCGGTGACCTCCCCGCCGCGCAGGACCAGACCCGGATCGAACAGGCAGCGCGGGACGCCGGCGTCCACGACACCGTCGCGGCCCTGCCGTACGGCTATCGCACCCTGCTGAGCCGCGGGTTCCCCGCCGACGAGGAAGAGGAGCAGGAGCAGGGGGTGCTGCTCTCCGGCGGGCAGTGGCAGAGGCTGGCGCTCGCCAGGGCGTTCCTGCGCCGCGACCGCGACCTGATGATCCTCGACGAGCCCAGCGCCGGCCTGGACCCGGAGGCCGAGCACGAGGTGCACAGCCAGCTTGCGAGGCTGCGGTCCGGACGCACCAGCGTGGTCATCTCCCACCGCCTCGGCGCGGTCCGTGACGCCGACCGGATCGTGGTGCTGACCGACGGCGTCGTCGCGGAGGAGGGCACGCATGCCGCGCTGCTGGCCGAGGGCGGCACGTACGCGCAGCTGTTCACCCGGCAGGCGGCCGGCTACCTGGACGACGCGGATACAGCCGCCACTGAAACGGCGGGTGCCCCGCGATGATCGCCGGCCTCGCTCTCATCGCCGTCGCCGGTGTCGTCCTCACCGTCGTCCTGCTGCGCCGCCGGTACCTGGTGGTGACCGTCGAAGGGGAGAGCATGCTGCCGTCGTACCTGCCGGGCGAGCGCGTGCTCGTCCGGCGGACGCCGCCGGACTCACTGCGCGCCGGGCAGGTCGTCGTGCTCAGCGGCTTCGCCCATGCCCCGCCCGGCAAGCGCCCAAAGGACCCGGGCGTATCGGGACGGAGCGCCATCGACCTGAGCCTGAGCCCGCGCTGGATCATCAAGCGCGTCACGGCCGTGCCGGGTGACCCGATCCCGCGCGACACCGTCCCCGCCCTGCGCACCGCGCCGGGCACGCGGGTGCCGGCCGGGCGCCTGGTGGTGCTGGGCGACAATCCGGACCGCTCGCACGACTCCCGCCTCGCCGGGTACATGACGGCGGATCGCCTGTTCGGTGTGGTGCTGCGGAAGCTGGGATAGCCGCCGGCTCACATGCAGTCGTCCTTCAGCAGGCGATCGAGCTTGATGCTCAGGTCGAGCAGCTCGGACCGCACCGACTCGAACTCCTGCCCGATCTCCGAGCGCACGGTCGCGAACTCGTCGGCTATCCGTGTCGGGATGTGGTCGTCCTCGCCGGACGAGGCGACGAAGTGGGCGTTGACCTCCCGCCGGATGGCCGCGACCTCCACGTCGACGGCCGCGAACTGCTCGATCGTCTCGGTGCGCGCCGTCGCCAGCTGCGCCCTCACGGCGGCGATCTCCGCCTCCAGGCGCTTGCCGCGTTCGTTGATCTCGTGAAGGAGGTGCTGCTGACCATCGGCGCCGGTGAGCCGGCCGCACGTCTCGAGACCTTCGACACGGAGCTTCAGATCGAAAATCTCCGCTTGTACGTCCACCCGTGAATACCTTTGCGCTTGCTGGATGGGACGCGGCGAACCTGGCCACCGTCCCCGCTTTCAGTAACCATATGGTTGCAGTCGGTGAGCTACCTTGGGCGCAGCTCGGTGAAATCGGGGTCGATTCTTTGCCTTGGCCGTGCTAGCGGCGGTCCTCGATCTCCCAGAGGTGGTCGATGACGTGCCAGGCCAGGCGGCGCAGCGCGTAGCGCGGCGGCCAGCCGGTGGTCCGGGGCGGCTCCCACGGACGGGACAGGACCTCGGCCAGCTCCGCTCGCATCGCGTCGCGGTCGCCGGGCGACTTGTACGGCTTGTGGCGGACGTCCACTTTCCTGGCGTAGGCGCGCTCGGCGTTCAGCACGTGGTCGACGATGCGCGACAGATCCCGCCCGCCGCCGCGGGGACCCTTGCGGAGGTCCTCCGGCGAGAGGGCGGCGGTCTCGTCGAACAGGGCCCAGGCCGCCCGCAGCAGGGCCACGCCGCGTTCCGCCTCCGCCGCCGGCAGGGGCTCCTCATCCAGGTCGGGGACCGCGTACGGCGCGCCGAAGTCCGTCATGTCGCTGCCGGGGACCCGCGCCACCACCACCGGGTCGCCCGGCGAGAACTCCAGTCCGGCCCGCGCGGCGATCACGCCGTAGCGGGGCTCGTACTCCATGAGCAGGTCCAGAGCGGCCTCCTCGCCCTTGGCGACGCGGCACCAGCCGGGCCAGTCGAGCGAGCAGGCGAACACCTTCTTCGGACCGGTTTCGAGATAAACGCGGGTCATGGCACCCCAGCGTGCCACCCGTACCTGTCAGAACAGGTCAGGTTCAGATGAGGTCGATGAGGTCGGCCACCGAGTCGACCACCAGCGAGGGGCGGTAGGGGAAGCGGTCGATCTCCTCGCGCTGGGTGACGCCGGTGAGGACCAGGATCGTGTACAGGCCCGCCTCCATGCCGGAGACGATGTCGGTGTCCATGCGGTCGCCGATCATGGCGGTCGTCTCGCTGTGGCCCTCGATCTCGTTGAGGGCGCTGCGCATCATGCGGGGGTTGGGCTTGCCGACGAAGTAGGGGGCGACGCCGGTGGCCTTGGTGATGAGGGCGGCCACGGCGCCGCAGGCCGGCAACGAGCCCTCGGTGGAGGGGCCGATGGGGTCGGGGTTGGTGGCGATGAAGCGGGCGCCGCCCTCGATGAGGCGGATGGCCCGGGTGATCTGGGTGAAGCTGTAGGTGCGGGTCTCGCCGAGCACGACGTAGTCGGGGTCGAGGTCGGTGAGCACGTAGCCGACCTGGTGCAGCGCCGTCGTCAGGCCCGCCTCGCCGATCACGTACGCCGAGCCGCCCGAGCGCTGGTCGTCCAGGAACTGGGCGGTGGCCTGCGCGGAGGTCCAGATCGAGTCGGGGGGCACCTCGAGGCCCGCCCCGGCCAGGCGCACCGACAGGTCGCGCGGAGTGTAGATCGAGTTGTTCGTCAGGACCCGGAACCGCTTGCCCGACTCGCTGAGCCGTTTGATGAACTCGTCCGCCCCGGGGACCGGGCGCCCCTCGTGGACGAGGACGCCGTCCATGTCTGACAACCAGGAATCGATCCGCTTGCGCTCAGTCACACGCTCATCGTAGCGAGCGCGCCCTTTCGACTTCCCGGCCCCCACATGAACAATGTTCTTCATGACATTCACTGAAGAAGCGCTTGATATCCGGGACGAGCTCGTCGAGCTCCGTCACTCGTTGCACACCACGCCGGAGCTGGGCCTGCACCTGCCGCGTACGCAGGAGAAGGTCCTGGCCGCGCTGGAGGGCCTGCCGCTGGAGGTCAAGACGGGCACCACGCTCAGCTCCGTCACAGCGGTGCTGAGAGGCGGCAGGCCCGGACCGGCCGTGCTGCTGCGCGGGGACATGGACGCGCTGCCCGTGGCGGAGAAGAACGACCTGTCCTACACCTCGCAGCTCCCCGGCCAGATGCACGCGTGCGGGCACGACCTGCACACCGCGATGCTGGCGGGGGCGGCGCGGCTGCTGAGCGCGCGGCGTGAAGAGCTCGCGGGTGACGTGA
This genomic interval from Nonomuraea helvata contains the following:
- a CDS encoding ABC transporter ATP-binding protein — encoded protein: MSEPAPTRRELARNAVRAAAMVWRSAPIHVLGYLAVTLVGSATPVAVAWLTKAVLDGVARGQTSALLNLAVAIAVVTAVATAVTHAGHYLRAEVDRRTALRAKEELFAAVCRVTGLAPFESPAFLDRLRLAEQSASNPGRLVDTALSVARGTVTVAGFVGSLALINPAFTVVVLLSAVPALIIELRMSRQRVAMLWRIGPAERRELFYAHLMSTADAAKEIRLFDLGAFLRLRMLAELRTANAARRRMDQREFSVQASLSGASAIVAGAGLVWTILAAGRGQLSVGDVSMFVAAVAGVQAALNVMVSAGVMVYEQLLMFHHHVTIVTAEPGLPASSQARSLPPLRRGIELRDVWFRYGPDHPWILRGVDLFVPNGETVALVGRNGAGKSTLVKLLCRFYDPTRGAILWDGVDIRDVPPETLRARIGAVFQDFVSYELTATDNIAVGDLPAAQDQTRIEQAARDAGVHDTVAALPYGYRTLLSRGFPADEEEEQEQGVLLSGGQWQRLALARAFLRRDRDLMILDEPSAGLDPEAEHEVHSQLARLRSGRTSVVISHRLGAVRDADRIVVLTDGVVAEEGTHAALLAEGGTYAQLFTRQAAGYLDDADTAATETAGAPR
- a CDS encoding S26 family signal peptidase, producing the protein MIAGLALIAVAGVVLTVVLLRRRYLVVTVEGESMLPSYLPGERVLVRRTPPDSLRAGQVVVLSGFAHAPPGKRPKDPGVSGRSAIDLSLSPRWIIKRVTAVPGDPIPRDTVPALRTAPGTRVPAGRLVVLGDNPDRSHDSRLAGYMTADRLFGVVLRKLG
- a CDS encoding HAD-IIA family hydrolase, encoding MTERKRIDSWLSDMDGVLVHEGRPVPGADEFIKRLSESGKRFRVLTNNSIYTPRDLSVRLAGAGLEVPPDSIWTSAQATAQFLDDQRSGGSAYVIGEAGLTTALHQVGYVLTDLDPDYVVLGETRTYSFTQITRAIRLIEGGARFIATNPDPIGPSTEGSLPACGAVAALITKATGVAPYFVGKPNPRMMRSALNEIEGHSETTAMIGDRMDTDIVSGMEAGLYTILVLTGVTQREEIDRFPYRPSLVVDSVADLIDLI